A genome region from Lactobacillus sp. ESL0791 includes the following:
- a CDS encoding acetyl-CoA carboxylase carboxyltransferase subunit beta, which produces MAIKFSAHPKSALKNYHNVPSGIFRRCNHCGAKFYFHKSGKYHVCPNCGYGFRVTARQHLRMLTKDFTEWDADLTTSDPLSFPGYQEKVKKAQSVTKLKDAVLTGKAKINGHAAALGIMDPLFIMGSLGTATGERITRMFEKATKEKLPVIMYTASGGARMQEGIDSLMQMAKISQAVNDHRAAGLAYVVVLMDPTTGGVTASFASQADVILAEPKALVGFAGRRVIEQTINKKLPENFQSAENAFKNGFVDAIVPRAQQVAVLSQLLAIFEGQKWGGQTNEE; this is translated from the coding sequence ATGGCAATTAAATTTTCGGCTCATCCCAAATCGGCTCTGAAAAATTATCATAATGTGCCGAGCGGAATTTTTCGGCGCTGCAACCATTGCGGGGCCAAGTTTTATTTCCATAAATCCGGAAAATATCATGTCTGTCCCAACTGTGGCTATGGTTTTCGGGTAACCGCCCGGCAGCATTTACGGATGCTGACCAAAGATTTTACGGAATGGGATGCCGATCTGACAACCAGCGATCCGCTTTCTTTTCCTGGTTATCAAGAAAAAGTCAAGAAAGCCCAGTCTGTCACCAAGTTAAAAGATGCAGTTTTAACAGGCAAAGCTAAGATTAACGGTCACGCGGCTGCTTTAGGAATTATGGACCCGCTGTTTATTATGGGCAGTTTGGGGACGGCCACGGGTGAACGGATCACCCGCATGTTTGAAAAAGCAACTAAGGAGAAGCTGCCGGTGATTATGTATACGGCTTCTGGTGGGGCGAGAATGCAGGAAGGGATTGATTCCTTGATGCAGATGGCAAAAATTTCCCAGGCAGTTAACGACCACCGTGCTGCCGGGTTAGCCTATGTCGTTGTATTAATGGATCCGACAACCGGCGGCGTGACCGCGAGTTTTGCTTCCCAGGCAGACGTTATTTTGGCTGAGCCTAAGGCCTTGGTTGGTTTTGCCGGCAGACGCGTGATTGAGCAGACAATCAATAAGAAGCTGCCGGAAAATTTTCAGAGTGCAGAAAACGCCTTTAAAAATGGTTTTGTGGATGCGATTGTTCCGCGTGCACAGCAGGTGGCAGTTCTAAGTCAGTTGCTGGCGATTTTTGAAGGACAAAAGTGGGGCGGGCAGACGAATGAAGAATAA
- a CDS encoding acetyl/propionyl/methylcrotonyl-CoA carboxylase subunit alpha codes for MFNKVLIANRGEIAIRVIRALRELGIKSVAVYSTADKNAQHVREADEAVCIGGPQPAASYLNMQNILSAALLTGAEAIHPGYGFLSESPEFAQACAECHLAFIGPQAKTISLMGNKANARDTMRANHVPVIPGSNGPVKDSGEALQVAGEVGFPVMLKAVAGGGGKGIRKVQRAEDLPAAFAEAQEEARLNFGDGRMYLEKIISPAKHIEVQIMADKNGHVVALPERDCSMQRNQQKVIEETPCSQISPKERAYLQKITVKAIKAIKYENVGTIEFLMDPDHNFYFMEMNTRIQVEHSITEEVTQLDLVKAQIRIAAGEDLPVTQKQVTIHGAAIEARINAEDPVKNFQPQAGKIDQMALPGGLGIRIESGVNSGDSVSPFYDSMIIKIIAHAETRALAVRRLLDALNEFAIKGLTTNRDFLVALLSSAAFQDGTYLTTYIDQKFLPAYIKSQRQKGAQE; via the coding sequence ATGTTTAATAAAGTATTGATTGCCAACCGCGGGGAGATTGCCATTCGGGTTATCCGCGCCCTGCGTGAATTGGGCATTAAGTCGGTTGCGGTATATTCAACCGCGGATAAAAATGCTCAGCATGTCAGGGAGGCTGATGAGGCAGTTTGCATCGGCGGACCGCAGCCGGCTGCCTCATATTTGAATATGCAAAATATTCTCAGTGCGGCCCTGCTTACCGGTGCGGAAGCCATCCATCCGGGCTACGGCTTTTTGTCGGAAAGTCCAGAATTTGCGCAGGCCTGTGCGGAATGTCATTTGGCCTTTATTGGTCCGCAGGCTAAGACAATTTCTTTGATGGGCAATAAGGCTAACGCCCGTGACACGATGCGTGCAAATCATGTGCCGGTTATTCCCGGCAGCAATGGCCCTGTTAAAGATTCTGGAGAAGCGCTGCAGGTTGCTGGCGAAGTTGGCTTTCCGGTGATGCTGAAGGCAGTTGCCGGCGGCGGCGGCAAAGGCATCAGAAAAGTGCAGCGAGCCGAGGATTTACCAGCTGCATTTGCTGAGGCCCAAGAAGAAGCACGCCTCAATTTTGGTGATGGCCGCATGTATCTGGAAAAAATCATTTCTCCGGCCAAGCATATTGAGGTGCAGATTATGGCCGACAAAAACGGACATGTTGTTGCCTTGCCGGAGCGTGACTGCTCAATGCAGCGCAATCAGCAGAAGGTGATTGAAGAAACCCCCTGCAGCCAGATTAGTCCTAAGGAGCGGGCATACCTGCAAAAGATTACTGTTAAGGCAATCAAGGCAATTAAGTATGAAAATGTAGGGACAATCGAGTTTTTAATGGATCCCGACCATAATTTTTACTTCATGGAAATGAACACACGGATTCAGGTTGAGCATTCGATTACCGAAGAGGTGACACAGCTTGATCTAGTCAAGGCTCAGATAAGGATTGCTGCCGGCGAAGATTTGCCAGTAACGCAGAAGCAGGTGACAATTCATGGGGCCGCGATTGAAGCACGGATTAATGCCGAAGATCCCGTGAAAAACTTTCAGCCGCAGGCGGGCAAGATTGACCAGATGGCCCTGCCCGGCGGCCTGGGGATCAGAATAGAGAGCGGTGTTAACAGCGGGGACAGCGTTTCGCCGTTTTATGATTCGATGATTATTAAGATCATTGCCCATGCGGAAACGCGTGCTTTGGCAGTCAGGCGCTTGCTTGATGCCTTGAATGAATTTGCCATCAAGGGCTTGACGACCAACCGTGATTTTTTGGTGGCCTTGCTTTCGTCTGCTGCTTTTCAAGACGGAACTTACTTAACTACTTATATTGATCAGAAATTTTTGCCAGCTTATATTAAAAGTCAGCGGCAGAAAGGGGCCCAAGAATAA
- the fabZ gene encoding 3-hydroxyacyl-ACP dehydratase FabZ codes for MEEQENPQVLDIVQIQKILPHRYPMLLVDRVLDYCPGEYAIARKNLTMNESFFQGHFPGNPVMPGVLITEALAQTGAIALLTMPEFKGKTAYFGGIKQVRFRKMVTPGDTLRLEVQLDKLRGNAGIGKARALVDGQVACNGELTFAIQ; via the coding sequence ATGGAGGAACAAGAAAATCCACAAGTTTTAGACATTGTGCAGATTCAAAAAATTTTACCCCATCGCTATCCAATGCTGCTCGTTGACCGGGTCTTGGATTATTGTCCGGGCGAATATGCCATTGCCCGCAAAAATCTAACGATGAACGAAAGCTTTTTCCAAGGACATTTTCCGGGCAATCCCGTGATGCCGGGGGTATTGATCACGGAAGCATTGGCGCAAACGGGAGCCATTGCCTTATTAACAATGCCGGAATTTAAAGGTAAAACGGCTTATTTCGGCGGAATCAAACAGGTCCGGTTTCGTAAGATGGTTACCCCAGGTGACACTTTACGGCTGGAAGTACAACTGGATAAGCTGCGTGGTAATGCCGGAATTGGCAAGGCGCGAGCACTAGTTGACGGCCAGGTGGCCTGCAACGGTGAACTGACCTTTGCAATTCAGTAA
- a CDS encoding biotin/lipoyl-containing protein — protein MTFEEIQELIKQVNQSNITKLNLDFDGGHLSMDKEAAPVAADKTIQPQAIVKKEAPQAAANVTQIKAPLVGIVYLQASPEKPQYKKVGDHVKPGDVVCVIEAMKMMTEIKSEVSGTISKMLVSNEEVVEFDQPLIEVTPD, from the coding sequence ATGACTTTTGAAGAAATTCAAGAATTAATTAAACAAGTTAATCAAAGTAACATTACCAAGTTAAATTTAGATTTTGATGGCGGCCACTTGAGCATGGATAAAGAAGCGGCCCCGGTGGCTGCTGACAAGACGATCCAACCGCAGGCAATTGTTAAAAAGGAAGCACCTCAAGCAGCAGCAAATGTTACCCAAATCAAGGCGCCCTTGGTTGGCATTGTTTATCTCCAGGCAAGCCCAGAGAAACCACAATACAAAAAGGTCGGTGACCATGTTAAGCCGGGGGATGTTGTCTGCGTGATTGAGGCCATGAAAATGATGACTGAAATCAAGAGTGAAGTTAGCGGCACGATCAGTAAAATGCTTGTTTCCAATGAGGAAGTAGTTGAATTTGATCAGCCGTTAATTGAAGTGACACCGGACTAG
- the fabF gene encoding beta-ketoacyl-ACP synthase II, translated as MTRVVVTGMGALTPIGNDVAEFAAGLNSQKVGFAPISYFDAAATGVTLAGQLKDFSPLKYLTKKDPRRMDVFTQYAMYATQQAVNQAGINDENTASERFGVIWGSGIGGLTTIQQQVIKWHEKGLDRVSPMFIPTSIANMAAGNISIRFHAQAISTTIVTACASSTNSIGEAFRQIKDGYADVMIAGGSEAAINESGISGFAALSTLSKATDPAKASIPFDSNRSGFVMGEGAGSLVLESLEHAQKRGAHILGEIVGYGTTSDAYHMTSPDPAGTQAARAMRLALDEAGIEPEAVGYINAHGTSTKSNDAAEAKAINQVFGKNSPVLVSSTKSMTGHLLGAAGAVEAIACLLSFKSGKLPVNVGVTEQDPACKVNLVTTENAARQVDYAISNSFGFGGHNAVIAMKRWND; from the coding sequence ATGACAAGAGTAGTAGTCACAGGGATGGGTGCATTGACACCGATTGGCAACGACGTGGCTGAGTTTGCCGCAGGTTTAAATTCACAAAAAGTTGGTTTTGCGCCGATTTCATATTTTGATGCGGCAGCAACGGGCGTTACCCTTGCCGGCCAATTGAAGGATTTTTCTCCTTTAAAATACTTAACTAAAAAAGATCCCCGCAGGATGGATGTCTTTACCCAGTATGCAATGTACGCTACCCAGCAGGCAGTCAATCAGGCGGGAATTAATGATGAAAACACCGCCAGCGAACGCTTCGGTGTTATTTGGGGGTCGGGTATTGGGGGCTTAACCACAATCCAGCAGCAGGTAATTAAATGGCACGAAAAGGGGCTCGACAGGGTGTCGCCGATGTTTATCCCAACTTCAATTGCTAATATGGCGGCGGGGAACATCTCAATTCGTTTTCATGCCCAAGCGATTAGCACAACGATTGTGACTGCCTGTGCTTCGAGCACAAATTCTATTGGTGAAGCTTTTCGGCAAATTAAAGATGGCTATGCCGACGTGATGATTGCTGGCGGTTCTGAAGCTGCAATCAATGAAAGCGGCATTTCCGGCTTTGCGGCTCTGTCAACTTTGTCCAAAGCAACTGATCCGGCGAAGGCCAGCATTCCGTTTGACAGTAACCGCTCTGGTTTTGTCATGGGCGAGGGTGCTGGGTCTCTGGTTCTCGAATCATTGGAGCATGCACAAAAGCGCGGAGCGCACATCTTGGGTGAAATTGTTGGCTATGGTACCACCTCTGACGCCTACCACATGACCTCACCGGATCCGGCGGGAACACAGGCAGCCCGGGCAATGCGTCTAGCATTAGATGAAGCCGGGATTGAGCCTGAAGCGGTTGGCTATATTAACGCTCACGGCACCAGCACCAAGAGTAACGATGCTGCTGAAGCAAAAGCAATTAATCAGGTTTTCGGTAAAAATAGTCCGGTTTTGGTTTCCAGTACCAAGAGTATGACGGGCCACCTGCTTGGTGCTGCCGGCGCGGTTGAAGCAATCGCCTGCCTGCTCTCTTTTAAATCCGGCAAATTACCGGTTAATGTAGGCGTGACCGAGCAAGATCCCGCTTGCAAGGTAAACTTGGTGACGACAGAAAATGCTGCCAGGCAAGTTGATTATGCAATCAGTAATTCATTTGGCTTCGGCGGCCATAATGCGGTGATTGCAATGAAAAGGTGGAATGATTAG
- the fabG gene encoding 3-oxoacyl-[acyl-carrier-protein] reductase — protein MDLTDKVVLVTGSSRGIGLEIAKAFAKKGANIVLNARKEIPDEIIAQVKSYGTKVVDFSADVTQVDSVKKMIEQIFTEFGHLDVVVNNAGIVKDGLLNRMSEEDFTAVLNTNLVGTFNVIRQSLRPLYKQRSGCFINMASVVGLTGNIGQANYAASKAGIIGLTKSVAKEAALRNLRCNAIAPGMIDTQMTRHLSEKRQEEIAAAIPLKRFGNIQEVAQTAVFLAENDYITGQTITVDGGLTMQ, from the coding sequence ATGGACTTAACAGATAAAGTGGTGCTAGTTACCGGCAGTTCGCGGGGAATTGGTCTGGAAATCGCTAAGGCCTTTGCCAAAAAGGGAGCAAACATTGTCCTTAATGCCCGGAAAGAGATTCCTGATGAAATTATTGCCCAGGTTAAAAGCTATGGAACCAAAGTCGTTGATTTCAGTGCTGATGTTACGCAAGTAGATTCGGTCAAGAAGATGATTGAACAGATTTTTACTGAATTCGGTCATTTGGATGTGGTTGTCAACAATGCCGGAATTGTTAAGGATGGCCTGTTGAACCGGATGTCCGAGGAAGATTTTACGGCCGTTCTTAATACCAATTTGGTTGGCACGTTTAATGTTATCCGACAGTCCTTGCGCCCGCTCTACAAGCAGCGCTCCGGCTGTTTCATTAACATGGCCAGCGTTGTTGGCCTAACCGGCAATATTGGTCAGGCCAACTATGCCGCAAGCAAGGCCGGAATAATCGGGTTAACTAAGTCGGTTGCTAAAGAGGCAGCCCTGCGCAATCTGCGCTGTAACGCAATTGCTCCGGGGATGATTGATACCCAGATGACTAGGCATTTGAGTGAAAAGCGCCAAGAGGAAATTGCTGCAGCAATTCCGCTCAAGCGTTTTGGCAATATTCAAGAAGTAGCACAGACCGCTGTCTTTTTGGCAGAAAATGATTATATAACTGGCCAAACCATCACGGTTGATGGCGGCCTGACCATGCAGTAA
- a CDS encoding ACP S-malonyltransferase — protein MIGLLFSGQGAQKTVLTEDLYENNPHYRQIIDESSSILGMDIASLLFDKNQADKLASTKYSQPAIMTMSYGLYSLLHNYLPQKKFGIGLSLGEYSALACSGYVGLATALQLIKRRGELMQQASDQTKSSMAAVMKVDLAAVEAACQKASKLGIVQVANVNTPDQVVVGGEQEAVAAVADDLTAQGARIVPLQVSGAFHTPVMAPIQKDLEKELHKVEWQQGSFPVFSTTTQEKFTPTMLTANLTKQLVSTTYFAKTLGQHSAGLTAVIEIGPGRTLISFARKIVPGIATYRTDSGSELEKTISALEADK, from the coding sequence ATGATTGGTTTACTTTTTAGCGGTCAAGGCGCACAAAAAACCGTCTTGACTGAGGACCTTTACGAAAATAATCCACATTACCGGCAGATCATTGATGAATCATCGAGTATTTTGGGGATGGACATTGCATCGCTGCTGTTTGATAAAAATCAGGCTGATAAATTAGCTTCAACTAAATATTCGCAGCCGGCAATTATGACCATGAGTTACGGCTTGTACAGTCTTTTGCATAATTACCTGCCGCAGAAAAAATTTGGCATCGGCTTGAGCCTAGGTGAGTACAGTGCCCTGGCCTGCAGCGGTTATGTCGGCTTAGCAACAGCCCTGCAGCTAATTAAACGTCGGGGTGAATTGATGCAGCAGGCTAGTGATCAAACTAAAAGCAGCATGGCTGCAGTCATGAAAGTCGATCTTGCAGCGGTTGAAGCAGCATGTCAAAAAGCAAGTAAATTGGGCATTGTGCAGGTTGCCAATGTCAATACGCCGGACCAGGTAGTGGTTGGCGGTGAGCAAGAAGCAGTAGCGGCAGTTGCTGATGACTTGACCGCTCAGGGCGCACGAATTGTGCCGCTGCAAGTCAGCGGGGCCTTTCACACACCTGTGATGGCACCAATTCAAAAAGATTTAGAAAAAGAGCTGCACAAGGTCGAGTGGCAGCAGGGCAGTTTTCCGGTGTTTAGCACAACGACTCAGGAAAAATTTACGCCAACGATGCTGACCGCGAATTTGACCAAACAATTGGTTTCCACTACTTATTTTGCAAAAACTTTAGGTCAACATAGTGCCGGTTTAACGGCGGTAATTGAGATTGGTCCGGGACGGACACTGATTTCCTTTGCCCGGAAAATTGTGCCCGGCATTGCGACTTACCGCACGGATAGTGGGAGTGAGCTAGAAAAGACGATTTCTGCTTTGGAGGCTGATAAATAA